In Bubalus bubalis isolate 160015118507 breed Murrah chromosome 3, NDDB_SH_1, whole genome shotgun sequence, a genomic segment contains:
- the MLX gene encoding max-like protein X isoform X2: MTEPGASPEDPWVKVEYAYSDNSLDPGLFVESTRKGSVVSRANSIGSTSASSVPNTDDEDSDYHQESYKESYKDRRRRAHTQAEQKRRDAIKRGYDDLQTIVPTCQQQDFSLGSQKLSKAIVLQKTIDYIQFLHKEKKKQEEEVSTLRKDVMALKIMKVNYEQIVKAHQDNPHEGEDQVSDQVKFNVFQGIMDSLFQSFNASISVASFQELSACVFSWIEEHYPTGNCDWRPAPTEEPALLTNSWNLQNSQQEALSLLLGHGATGLMRVDRDTAH, from the exons atgacggagccgGGCGCCTCTCCGGAGGACCCCTGGGTCAAG GTGGAGTATGCCTACAGCGACAACAGTCTGGACCCTG GGCTTTTTGTAGAAAGCACCCGCAAGGGGAGTGTAGTGTCCAGAGCTAATAGCATCGGTTCCACCAGTGCCTCTTCTGTCCCCAACACAG ATGACGAGGACAGCGATTACCACCAGGAATCCTACAAGGAGTCCTACAAGGACCGGCGGCGGCGAGCACACACTCAGGCCGAGCAGAAGAGGAGGGACGCCATCAAG AGAGGCTATGATGATCTACAGACCATCGTTCCCACCTGCCAACAGCAGGACTTCTCCCTTGGCTCTCAAAAACTCAGCAAAGCCATCGTGCTGCAGAAGA CCATTGACTACATCCAGTTTTTgcacaaggagaagaaaaagcaggaggaggaggtaTCCACGCTCCGCAAGGATGTCATGGCCCTAAAGATCATGAAAGT GAACTATGAGCAGATTGTGAAGGCACACCAGGACAACCCCCATGAGGGGGAGGACCAGGTCTCGGACCAGGTCAAGTTCAACGTGTTTCAAGGCATCATGGACTCCCTCTTCCAGTCCTTCAATGCCTCCATCTCTGTGGCGAGCTTCCAGGAGCTGTCGGCCTGTGTCTTCAGCTGGATTGAGGAGCACT ACCCTACGGGAAATTGTGATTGGCGTCCTGCACCAACTGAAGAACCAGCTTTACTGACCAACTCTTGGAACCTGCAGAACAGCCAGCAAGAGGCTTTGAGTCTCCTACTTGGCCATGGAGCCACTGGGCTTATGAGAGTGGACCGTGACACTGCACACTA G
- the MLX gene encoding max-like protein X isoform X3, translating to MTEPGASPEDPWVKVEYAYSDNSLDPDDEDSDYHQESYKESYKDRRRRAHTQAEQKRRDAIKRGYDDLQTIVPTCQQQDFSLGSQKLSKAIVLQKTIDYIQFLHKEKKKQEEEVSTLRKDVMALKIMKVNYEQIVKAHQDNPHEGEDQVSDQVKFNVFQGIMDSLFQSFNASISVASFQELSACVFSWIEEHYPTGNCDWRPAPTEEPALLTNSWNLQNSQQEALSLLLGHGATGLMRVDRDTAH from the exons atgacggagccgGGCGCCTCTCCGGAGGACCCCTGGGTCAAG GTGGAGTATGCCTACAGCGACAACAGTCTGGACCCTG ATGACGAGGACAGCGATTACCACCAGGAATCCTACAAGGAGTCCTACAAGGACCGGCGGCGGCGAGCACACACTCAGGCCGAGCAGAAGAGGAGGGACGCCATCAAG AGAGGCTATGATGATCTACAGACCATCGTTCCCACCTGCCAACAGCAGGACTTCTCCCTTGGCTCTCAAAAACTCAGCAAAGCCATCGTGCTGCAGAAGA CCATTGACTACATCCAGTTTTTgcacaaggagaagaaaaagcaggaggaggaggtaTCCACGCTCCGCAAGGATGTCATGGCCCTAAAGATCATGAAAGT GAACTATGAGCAGATTGTGAAGGCACACCAGGACAACCCCCATGAGGGGGAGGACCAGGTCTCGGACCAGGTCAAGTTCAACGTGTTTCAAGGCATCATGGACTCCCTCTTCCAGTCCTTCAATGCCTCCATCTCTGTGGCGAGCTTCCAGGAGCTGTCGGCCTGTGTCTTCAGCTGGATTGAGGAGCACT ACCCTACGGGAAATTGTGATTGGCGTCCTGCACCAACTGAAGAACCAGCTTTACTGACCAACTCTTGGAACCTGCAGAACAGCCAGCAAGAGGCTTTGAGTCTCCTACTTGGCCATGGAGCCACTGGGCTTATGAGAGTGGACCGTGACACTGCACACTAG
- the MLX gene encoding max-like protein X isoform X5 — MPTATTVWTLMTRTAITTRNPTRSPTRTGGGEHTLRPSRRGGTPSREAMMIYRPSFPPANSRTSPLALKNSAKPSCCRRVWPGERWRAWSQGGSIDYIQFLHKEKKKQEEEVSTLRKDVMALKIMKVNYEQIVKAHQDNPHEGEDQVSDQVKFNVFQGIMDSLFQSFNASISVASFQELSACVFSWIEEHYPTGNCDWRPAPTEEPALLTNSWNLQNSQQEALSLLLGHGATGLMRVDRDTAH; from the exons ATGCCTACAGCGACAACAGTCTGGACCCTG ATGACGAGGACAGCGATTACCACCAGGAATCCTACAAGGAGTCCTACAAGGACCGGCGGCGGCGAGCACACACTCAGGCCGAGCAGAAGAGGAGGGACGCCATCAAG AGAGGCTATGATGATCTACAGACCATCGTTCCCACCTGCCAACAGCAGGACTTCTCCCTTGGCTCTCAAAAACTCAGCAAAGCCATCGTGCTGCAGAAGAGTATGGCCAGGAGAGCGCTGGAGGGCTTGGAGCCAAGGGGGCT CCATTGACTACATCCAGTTTTTgcacaaggagaagaaaaagcaggaggaggaggtaTCCACGCTCCGCAAGGATGTCATGGCCCTAAAGATCATGAAAGT GAACTATGAGCAGATTGTGAAGGCACACCAGGACAACCCCCATGAGGGGGAGGACCAGGTCTCGGACCAGGTCAAGTTCAACGTGTTTCAAGGCATCATGGACTCCCTCTTCCAGTCCTTCAATGCCTCCATCTCTGTGGCGAGCTTCCAGGAGCTGTCGGCCTGTGTCTTCAGCTGGATTGAGGAGCACT ACCCTACGGGAAATTGTGATTGGCGTCCTGCACCAACTGAAGAACCAGCTTTACTGACCAACTCTTGGAACCTGCAGAACAGCCAGCAAGAGGCTTTGAGTCTCCTACTTGGCCATGGAGCCACTGGGCTTATGAGAGTGGACCGTGACACTGCACACTAG
- the MLX gene encoding max-like protein X isoform X6, with amino-acid sequence MTEPGASPEDPWVKVEYAYSDNSLDPDDEDSDYHQESYKESYKDRRRRAHTQAEQKRRDAIKRGYDDLQTIVPTCQQQDFSLGSQKLSKAIVLQKTIDYIQFLHKEKKKQEEEVSTLRKDVMALKIMKVNYEQIVKAHQDNPHEGEDQVSDQVKFNVFQGIMDSLFQSFNASISVASFQELSACVFSWIEEHCKPQTLREIVIGVLHQLKNQLY; translated from the exons atgacggagccgGGCGCCTCTCCGGAGGACCCCTGGGTCAAG GTGGAGTATGCCTACAGCGACAACAGTCTGGACCCTG ATGACGAGGACAGCGATTACCACCAGGAATCCTACAAGGAGTCCTACAAGGACCGGCGGCGGCGAGCACACACTCAGGCCGAGCAGAAGAGGAGGGACGCCATCAAG AGAGGCTATGATGATCTACAGACCATCGTTCCCACCTGCCAACAGCAGGACTTCTCCCTTGGCTCTCAAAAACTCAGCAAAGCCATCGTGCTGCAGAAGA CCATTGACTACATCCAGTTTTTgcacaaggagaagaaaaagcaggaggaggaggtaTCCACGCTCCGCAAGGATGTCATGGCCCTAAAGATCATGAAAGT GAACTATGAGCAGATTGTGAAGGCACACCAGGACAACCCCCATGAGGGGGAGGACCAGGTCTCGGACCAGGTCAAGTTCAACGTGTTTCAAGGCATCATGGACTCCCTCTTCCAGTCCTTCAATGCCTCCATCTCTGTGGCGAGCTTCCAGGAGCTGTCGGCCTGTGTCTTCAGCTGGATTGAGGAGCACTGTAAGCCTCAG ACCCTACGGGAAATTGTGATTGGCGTCCTGCACCAACTGAAGAACCAGCTTTACTGA
- the MLX gene encoding max-like protein X isoform X1: MTEPGASPEDPWVKASPVGAHAGEGRAGRARTRRGSGRLGDSLQSPELPPLLGPWGCREDSSHPVCAKVEYAYSDNSLDPGLFVESTRKGSVVSRANSIGSTSASSVPNTDDEDSDYHQESYKESYKDRRRRAHTQAEQKRRDAIKRGYDDLQTIVPTCQQQDFSLGSQKLSKAIVLQKTIDYIQFLHKEKKKQEEEVSTLRKDVMALKIMKVNYEQIVKAHQDNPHEGEDQVSDQVKFNVFQGIMDSLFQSFNASISVASFQELSACVFSWIEEHCKPQTLREIVIGVLHQLKNQLY; this comes from the exons atgacggagccgGGCGCCTCTCCGGAGGACCCCTGGGTCAAGGCAAGCCCCGTGGGCGCGCACGCCGGCGAGGGGAGGGCGGGTCGGGCTCGAACGCGTAGGGGGTCTGGAAGACTAGGGGACTCCCTGCAGTCCCCAGAGCTACCCCCGCTCCTCGGGCCCTGGGGCTGCAGAGAAGACAGCTCTCACCCTGTGTGTGCCAAG GTGGAGTATGCCTACAGCGACAACAGTCTGGACCCTG GGCTTTTTGTAGAAAGCACCCGCAAGGGGAGTGTAGTGTCCAGAGCTAATAGCATCGGTTCCACCAGTGCCTCTTCTGTCCCCAACACAG ATGACGAGGACAGCGATTACCACCAGGAATCCTACAAGGAGTCCTACAAGGACCGGCGGCGGCGAGCACACACTCAGGCCGAGCAGAAGAGGAGGGACGCCATCAAG AGAGGCTATGATGATCTACAGACCATCGTTCCCACCTGCCAACAGCAGGACTTCTCCCTTGGCTCTCAAAAACTCAGCAAAGCCATCGTGCTGCAGAAGA CCATTGACTACATCCAGTTTTTgcacaaggagaagaaaaagcaggaggaggaggtaTCCACGCTCCGCAAGGATGTCATGGCCCTAAAGATCATGAAAGT GAACTATGAGCAGATTGTGAAGGCACACCAGGACAACCCCCATGAGGGGGAGGACCAGGTCTCGGACCAGGTCAAGTTCAACGTGTTTCAAGGCATCATGGACTCCCTCTTCCAGTCCTTCAATGCCTCCATCTCTGTGGCGAGCTTCCAGGAGCTGTCGGCCTGTGTCTTCAGCTGGATTGAGGAGCACTGTAAGCCTCAG ACCCTACGGGAAATTGTGATTGGCGTCCTGCACCAACTGAAGAACCAGCTTTACTGA
- the MLX gene encoding max-like protein X isoform X4, whose protein sequence is MTEPGASPEDPWVKVEYAYSDNSLDPGLFVESTRKGSVVSRANSIGSTSASSVPNTDDEDSDYHQESYKESYKDRRRRAHTQAEQKRRDAIKRGYDDLQTIVPTCQQQDFSLGSQKLSKAIVLQKTIDYIQFLHKEKKKQEEEVSTLRKDVMALKIMKVNYEQIVKAHQDNPHEGEDQVSDQVKFNVFQGIMDSLFQSFNASISVASFQELSACVFSWIEEHCKPQTLREIVIGVLHQLKNQLY, encoded by the exons atgacggagccgGGCGCCTCTCCGGAGGACCCCTGGGTCAAG GTGGAGTATGCCTACAGCGACAACAGTCTGGACCCTG GGCTTTTTGTAGAAAGCACCCGCAAGGGGAGTGTAGTGTCCAGAGCTAATAGCATCGGTTCCACCAGTGCCTCTTCTGTCCCCAACACAG ATGACGAGGACAGCGATTACCACCAGGAATCCTACAAGGAGTCCTACAAGGACCGGCGGCGGCGAGCACACACTCAGGCCGAGCAGAAGAGGAGGGACGCCATCAAG AGAGGCTATGATGATCTACAGACCATCGTTCCCACCTGCCAACAGCAGGACTTCTCCCTTGGCTCTCAAAAACTCAGCAAAGCCATCGTGCTGCAGAAGA CCATTGACTACATCCAGTTTTTgcacaaggagaagaaaaagcaggaggaggaggtaTCCACGCTCCGCAAGGATGTCATGGCCCTAAAGATCATGAAAGT GAACTATGAGCAGATTGTGAAGGCACACCAGGACAACCCCCATGAGGGGGAGGACCAGGTCTCGGACCAGGTCAAGTTCAACGTGTTTCAAGGCATCATGGACTCCCTCTTCCAGTCCTTCAATGCCTCCATCTCTGTGGCGAGCTTCCAGGAGCTGTCGGCCTGTGTCTTCAGCTGGATTGAGGAGCACTGTAAGCCTCAG ACCCTACGGGAAATTGTGATTGGCGTCCTGCACCAACTGAAGAACCAGCTTTACTGA
- the COASY gene encoding bifunctional coenzyme A synthase, whose translation MAVFRSGLLVLTTPLTSLASRLAPILSSAARLVNHTLYVHLQPGMSLGGPAQPQSSPVQATFEVLDFITHLYAGADVHRHLDVRILLTNIRTKSCLPPLPTSVQNLAHPPEVVLTDFQTLDGSQYNPAKQQLERYATSCYSCCPQLSSVLLYPDYGPAVPPAGSLGVHLPSTIRPTSPVARSAKQPVRGHQRGAVGGTFDRLHNAHKVLLSVACILAQEQLVVGVADKDLLKSKLLPELLQPYTERVEHLSEFLVDIKPSLTFDIIPLLDPYGPAGSDPSLEFLVVSEETYRGGMAVNRFRLENDLEELTLYQIQLLKDLNHKENEEDKVSSSSFRQQMLGNLLRPPYKRPELPPGFYVIGLTGISGSGKSSVAQRLKGLGAYIIDSDHLGHRAYAPGGPAYQPVVEAFGTDILHKDGIINRKVLGSRVFGNKKQLKILTDIMWPVIAKLAREEMDQAVAEGKRVCVIDAAMLLEAGWQNMVHEVWTVVIPETEAIRRIMERDGLSEAAAQSRLQSQMSGQQLVDQSHVVLSTMWEPHVTQRQVEKAWALLQKRISEAPSGP comes from the exons ATGGCCGTGTTCCGGTCGGGCCTCCTGGTGCTGACAACGCCGCTGACTTCCCTGGCCTCTCGCCTGGCTCCCATCCTGTCCTCGGCAGCCCGGCTGGTGAATCACACGCTCTATGTACACCTGCAGCCGGGCATGAGCCTGGGCGGCCCGGCTCAACCCCAGTCCAGCCCCGTGCAGGCCACGTTTGAAGTTCTCGATTTCATCACGCACCTCTACGCAGGCGCCGATGTCCACAGGCACCTGGACGTCAGAATTCTGCTGACAAATATCCGAACCAAGAGCTGTCTCCCTCCCCTACCCACCTCAGTCCAGAATCTGGCCCACCCGCCGGAAGTGGTCCTGACTGACTTCCAGACCCTGGACGGAAGCCAGTACAACCCGGCCAAGCAACAGCTCGAGCGTTACGCCACCAGCTGTTACAGCTGTTGCCCGCAACTGTCTTCAGTGCTGCTGTACCCAGATTACGGGCCTGCAGTGCCCCCCGCGGGGTCCCTGGGCGTCCACTTACCCTCCACCATCAGGCCAACCTCCCCTGTGGCCAGGTCTGCAAAGCAGCCAGTGCGTGGCCACCAGCGGGGGGCTGTGGGCGGCACCTTTGACCGCCTCCACAATGCCCACAAGGTGTTGCTCAGTGTCGCGTGCATCCTGGCTCAGGAGCAGCTTGTGGTGGGAGTGGCAGACAAAGACCTGCTGAAGA GCAAGTTGCTCCCTGAGCTGCTCCAGCCCTACACAGAACGCGTGGAACATCTGAGTGAGTTCCTGGTGGACATCAAGCCCTCCTTGACATTTGATATCATCCCCCTGCTCGACCCCTATGGGCCCGCTGGCTCTGACCCCTCTCTGGAGTTCCTGGTGGTCAGCGAGGAGACCTATCGTGGGGGGATGGCCGTCAACCGCTTCCGCCTTGAGAAT GACCTAGAGGAGCTCACTTTGTACCAGATCCAGCTGCTGAAGGACCTGAACCACAAGGAAAATGAGGAGGACAAAGTCAGCTCCTCCAGCTTCCGCCAACAAATGCTGGGAAACCTGCTCCGGCCTCCATAT AAGAGGCCAGAGCTTCCCCCAGGTTTCTACGTGATTGGGCTGACGGGCATCAGCGGCTCCGGGAAGAGCTCAGTAGCTCAGCGGCTGAAGGGCCTGGGGGCGTATATCATTGACAGTGACCACCTGGGTCACCGGGCCTATGCCCCTGGTGGTCCTGCCTACCAGCCGGTGGTGGAAGCCTTTGGAACAG ATATTCTCCATAAAGATGGCATTATCAACAGGAAGGTCCTAGGCAGCCGGGTGTTTGGGAACAAG AAGCAGCTGAAGATACTCACGGACATTATGTGGCCAGTTATCGCAAAGCTGGCCAGAGAGGAGATGGATCAGGCTGTGGCTGAGG GAAAGCGTGTGTGCGTGATTGATGCCGCCATGCTGCTTGAAGCCGGCTGGCAGAACATGGTGCATGAGGTGTGGACAGTTGTCATCCCTGAGACCGAG GCAATACGACGCATCATGGAGAGGGATGGCCTGAGTGAGGCTGCGGCTCAGAGCAGGCTGCAGAGCCAGATGAGTGGGCAGCAGCTTGTGGATCAGAGCCACGTGGTGCTGAGCACCATGTGGGAGCCGCATGTCACCCAGCGCCAG GTGGAGAAAGCCTGGGCCCTCCTGCAGAAGCGCATCTCCGAGGCACCATCAGGCCCATGA
- the HSD17B1 gene encoding 17-beta-hydroxysteroid dehydrogenase type 1 isoform X1: MDRTVVLITGCSSGIGLHLALRLASDPSQSFKEPCPLPEPPVYATLRDLASQGPLLEAAQSRGCLPGSLETLQLDVRDADSIAAAQARVTEGRVDVLVCNAGRGLVGPLEAHKEGSVDAVLDVNLTGTVRMLQAFLPDMKRRRSGRILVTGSIGGLMALPFNAVYCASKFALEGLCESLAILLQPFGVHVSLIECGPVHTPFPEKVEGGLGGMLDRADVETRDLFNRYRRHCERVIREAGQDPEEVVEVFLQALCAPRPALRYFTTERFLPLVQLRFSDPSGSSYVAAAHKSAFHDKAAEGSDGAGAEAEAGKLGASELRASLAPQ; the protein is encoded by the exons ATGGACCGCACTGTGGTACTCATCACCGGCTGTTCCTCCGGCATTGGCCTACACCTGGCCCTGCGACTGGCGTCCGACCCGTCCCAGAGCTTCAAAG AGCCTTGTCCTCTCCCTGAACCTCCAGTGTATGCCACGCTGAGGGACCTGGCGTCACAAGGCCCACTGTTGGAGGCCGCCCAGTCCCGAGGGTGCCTTCCCGGCTCCCTGGAGACGTTGCAGCTGGACGTGAGGGATGCAGATTCCATAGCCGCTGCCCAGGCACGCGTGACCGAGGGCCGCGTGGACGTGCTGG TGTGTAACGCAGGCCGGGGCCTGGTGGGGCCGCTGGAGGCACACAAGGAGGGCAGCGTGGACGCCGTGCTGGACGTGAACCTAACAGGGACCGTGCGGATGCTGCAGGCCTTCCTGCCGGACATGAAGCGCCGCCGCTCGGGACGCATATTGGTGACCGGGAGCATAGGCGGCTTGATGG CGCTTCCCTTCAACGCCGTTTACTGCGCCAGCAAGTTCGCGCTCGAGGGTTTGTGCGAGAGTCTGGCGATTCTGCTGCAGCCCTTCGGGGTCCA CGTGAGCCTCATCGAATGCGGCCCGGTGCACACCCCCTTCCCCGAGAAGGTGGAGGGCGGCCTGGGCGGGATGCTGGACCGCGCGGACGTCGAGACTCGCGACCTCTTCAACCGCTACCGTCGCCACTGCGAGAGGGTCATACGTGAGGCGGGTCAGGACCCGGAGGAGGTGGTCGAG GTCTTCCTCCAGGCGCTATGCGCCCCGCGCCCGGCCCTACGCTACTTCACCACCGAGCGATTCCTGCCACTGGTGCAGCTGCGCTTCTCCGACCCCAGCGGCTCCAGCTACGTCGCCGCTGCGCACAAGTCAGCGTTCCACGACAAGGCCGCCGAGGGCTCCGACGGCGCCGGGGCGGAGGCCGAAGCCGGTAAACTAGGGGCATCTGAGCTCCGCGCTTCTCTCGCCCCGCAATAA
- the HSD17B1 gene encoding 17-beta-hydroxysteroid dehydrogenase type 1 isoform X2, producing MDRTVVLITGCSSGIGLHLALRLASDPSQSFKVYATLRDLASQGPLLEAAQSRGCLPGSLETLQLDVRDADSIAAAQARVTEGRVDVLVCNAGRGLVGPLEAHKEGSVDAVLDVNLTGTVRMLQAFLPDMKRRRSGRILVTGSIGGLMALPFNAVYCASKFALEGLCESLAILLQPFGVHVSLIECGPVHTPFPEKVEGGLGGMLDRADVETRDLFNRYRRHCERVIREAGQDPEEVVEVFLQALCAPRPALRYFTTERFLPLVQLRFSDPSGSSYVAAAHKSAFHDKAAEGSDGAGAEAEAGKLGASELRASLAPQ from the exons ATGGACCGCACTGTGGTACTCATCACCGGCTGTTCCTCCGGCATTGGCCTACACCTGGCCCTGCGACTGGCGTCCGACCCGTCCCAGAGCTTCAAAG TGTATGCCACGCTGAGGGACCTGGCGTCACAAGGCCCACTGTTGGAGGCCGCCCAGTCCCGAGGGTGCCTTCCCGGCTCCCTGGAGACGTTGCAGCTGGACGTGAGGGATGCAGATTCCATAGCCGCTGCCCAGGCACGCGTGACCGAGGGCCGCGTGGACGTGCTGG TGTGTAACGCAGGCCGGGGCCTGGTGGGGCCGCTGGAGGCACACAAGGAGGGCAGCGTGGACGCCGTGCTGGACGTGAACCTAACAGGGACCGTGCGGATGCTGCAGGCCTTCCTGCCGGACATGAAGCGCCGCCGCTCGGGACGCATATTGGTGACCGGGAGCATAGGCGGCTTGATGG CGCTTCCCTTCAACGCCGTTTACTGCGCCAGCAAGTTCGCGCTCGAGGGTTTGTGCGAGAGTCTGGCGATTCTGCTGCAGCCCTTCGGGGTCCA CGTGAGCCTCATCGAATGCGGCCCGGTGCACACCCCCTTCCCCGAGAAGGTGGAGGGCGGCCTGGGCGGGATGCTGGACCGCGCGGACGTCGAGACTCGCGACCTCTTCAACCGCTACCGTCGCCACTGCGAGAGGGTCATACGTGAGGCGGGTCAGGACCCGGAGGAGGTGGTCGAG GTCTTCCTCCAGGCGCTATGCGCCCCGCGCCCGGCCCTACGCTACTTCACCACCGAGCGATTCCTGCCACTGGTGCAGCTGCGCTTCTCCGACCCCAGCGGCTCCAGCTACGTCGCCGCTGCGCACAAGTCAGCGTTCCACGACAAGGCCGCCGAGGGCTCCGACGGCGCCGGGGCGGAGGCCGAAGCCGGTAAACTAGGGGCATCTGAGCTCCGCGCTTCTCTCGCCCCGCAATAA
- the NAGLU gene encoding alpha-N-acetylglucosaminidase gives MEAMGVAAALGFLLLTAGGSTGDEAREAAAVRELLVRLLGPGPAAAFSVSVERSLATESGLDTYRLSGGGAGTRVQVLGSTGVAAAAGLHRYLRDFCGCHVAWSGSQLRLPQPLPAVPEELTEATPNRYRYYQNVCTQSYSFLWWDWARWEQEIDWMALNGINLALAWSGQEAIWQRVYLALGLTQTEIDEYFTGPAFLAWGRMGNLHTWSGPLPASWHLKQLYLQHRILDRMRSFGMIPVLPAFAGHVPKALTRVFPQVNVTQMGSWGHFNCSYSCSFLLAPEDPLFPLVGSLFLRELTKEFGTDHIYGADTFNEMQPPSSKPSYLAAATAAVYQAMTAVDPDAVWLLQGWLFQHQPEFWGPAQVAAVLGAVPRGRLLILDLFAESQPVYVRTASFQGQPFIWCMLHNFGGNHGLFGALESVNQGPTTARRFPNSTMVGTGMAPEGIGQNEVVYALMAELGWQKDPVADLGAWVTSFAARRYGVSHGDAEAAWRLLLRSVYNCSGEECRGHNHSPLVRRPSLQMVTTVWYNRSDVFEAWRLLLTATSTLASSPAFRYDLVDVTRQAVQELVSLYYEEMRTAYLKKELVPLTRAGGILAYELLPALDQVLASDCHFLLGSWLEQARQAAVSETEAHFYEQNSRYQLTLWGPEGNILDYANKQLAGLVADYYAPRWRLFTETLVESLVQGVPFQQHQFDRNAFQLEQTFVLDKRRYPSQPEGDTVDLVKKLFLKYYPRAVSF, from the exons ATGGAGGCCATGGGGGTGGCCGCGGCTCTGGGGTTCCTGCTCCTCACGGCGGGAGGTTCGACCGGGGACGAGGCCCGAGAGGCGGCGGCCGTGCGGGAGCTGCTAGTCCGGCTTCTGGGGCCCGGGCCAGCGGCCGCCTTCTCCGTGTCGGTGGAGCGCTCCCTGGCGACCGAGTCCGGCCTGGACACCTACCGCCTGAGCGGCGGCGGTGCCGGGACACGGGTGCAGGTGCTCGGCTCCACGGGCGTGGCCGCCGCCGCGGGGCTCCACCGATACCTGCGCGACTTCTGCGGCTGCCACGTGGCCTGGTCGGGCTCTCAGCTGCGCTTACCGCAGCCCCTGCCCGCTGTGCCGGAGGAGCTGACCGAGGCCACACCCAACAG GTACCGCTATTACCAGAATGTGTGCACACAAAGCTACTCCTTCCTGTGGTGGGACTGGGCCCGCTGGGAGCAGGAGATCGACTGGATGGCGCTGAATGGAATCAACCTGGCGCTGGCCTGGAGCGGCCAGGAGGCCATCTGGCAGCGG GTGTATCTGGCCTTGGGTCTGACCCAGACAGAGATTGATGAATACTTCACTGGTCCTGCCTTCCTGGCCTGGGGGCGCATGGGCAACTTGCACACCTGGAGTGGCCCCCTGCCCGCATCCTGGCACCTCAAGCAGCTTTACCTGCAG CATCGGATCCTTGACCGGATGCGCTCATTTGGTATGATCCCTGTGCTGCCGGCGTTTGCAGGGCATGTCCCCAAGGCTCTCACCAG GGTGTTCCCTCAGGTCAATGTCACCCAGATGGGCAGCTGGGGCCATTTCAACTGCTCCTActcctgctccttcctcctggctCCAGAAGATCCCCTCTTCCCCCTCGTGGGGAGCCTTTTCCTGCGGGAGCTGACCAAAGAGTTCGGCACGGACCACATCTACGGGGCTGACACTTTCAACGAGATGCAGCCCCCGTCCTCGAAGCCCTCTTACCTGGCTGCAGCCACCGCCGCTGTCTACCAGGCCATGACCGCAG TGGACCCTGACGCTGTGTGGCTGCTCCAAGGCTGGCTCTTCCAGCACCAGCCTGAGTTCTGGGGGCCCGCCCAGGTGGCGGCTGTGCTGGGTGCCGTGCCCCGTGGCCGCCTCCTCATTCTGGACCTGTTCGCTGAGAGCCAGCCCGTGTACGTCCGCACAGCCTCCTTCCAGGGCCAGCCCTTCATCTGGTGCATGCTGCATAACTTCGGGGGCAACCATGGCCTGTTCGGGGCCCTAGAGTCTGTGAACCAAGGCCCCACAACCGCCCGCCGCTTCCCCAACTCCACCATGGTAGGCACGGGCATGGCCCCCGAGGGCATTGGCCAGAACGAGGTGGTCTATGCCCTCATGGCTGAGCTGGGCTGGCAGAAGGACCCAGTGGCCGATTTGGGGGCCTGGGTAACCAGCTTTGCAGCCCGGCGGTATGGGGTCTCCCATGGGGATGCAGAGGCAGCGTGGCGGCTGCTGCTAAGGAGTGTCTACAACTGCTCGGGCGAAGAGTGCCGGGGACACAATCACAGCCCGCTGGTCAGGCGACCATCCCTACAGATGGTCACCACTGTCTGGTACAACCGATCAGATGTATTTGAAGCCTGGCGGCTGCTGCTGACAGCCACCTCCACCCTGGCCAGCAGCCCGGCCTTCCGCTACGACCTGGTAGACGTGACCCGCCAGGCAGTCCAGGAGCTGGTCAGCTTGTACTACGAAGAGATGAGGACAGCCTATCTGAAGAAGGAGCTGGTTCCCCTGACGAGGGCAGGAGGCATCCTGGCCTACGAGCTCCTGCCTGCCCTTGACCAGGTGCTGGCCAGTGACTGCCACTTCCTGCTGGGCAGCTGGCTGGAGCAGGCCCGACAGGCAGCGGTCAGTGAGACTGAGGCCCATTTCTATGAGCAGAACAGCCGCTACCAGCTGACCCTGTGGGGGCCGGAGGGCAACATCCTAGACTATGCCAACAAGCAGCTGGCAGGACTGGTGGCTGACTACTACGCCCCCCGCTGGCGGCTCTTCACAGAGACGCTGGTGGAGAGCCTGGTCCAGGGTGTCCCCTTCCAGCAGCACCAGTTTGACAGGAACGCCTTCCAACTCGAACAGACCTTTGTCCTTGACAAAAGGAGGTATCCTAGCCAGCCTGAAGGAGACACAGTGGACCTGGTCAAGAAGCTCTTCCTCAAATATTACCCCCGGGCTGTCTCCTTCTGA